A single region of the Methanothermobacter sp. K4 genome encodes:
- a CDS encoding Flp family type IVb pilin, which translates to MKFLKDEAGQGAAEYILLFGGVIVIAIVALLIYRAYFSRSNLNAAQDINNVRGNVQTGAGI; encoded by the coding sequence ATGAAGTTCCTGAAAGATGAAGCCGGACAGGGCGCAGCTGAATACATACTGCTCTTCGGTGGTGTAATCGTAATAGCAATCGTCGCACTACTAATCTACAGAGCATACTTCAGCAGATCAAACCTGAACGCCGCACAGGACATAAACAACGTAAGAGGAAACGTCCAGACAGGCGCAGGAATCTAA
- a CDS encoding class III signal peptide-containing protein, translating to MIEEEAQISAEMILIVGALLVIVIAVGSYIFNISGSIAGNISEVINTARDTTINKL from the coding sequence TTGATCGAGGAAGAGGCCCAGATAAGCGCTGAAATGATACTGATCGTAGGAGCACTGCTGGTAATAGTCATAGCCGTAGGCTCCTACATTTTCAACATCTCCGGATCAATAGCAGGAAACATCAGCGAAGTAATCAACACAGCCCGTGACACCACGATCAACAAACTCTAA
- a CDS encoding Flp family type IVb pilin: MKFLKDEAGQGAAEYILLFGGVIVIAIVALLIYRAYFSRTNLNAAQDINNVRENVQTGAGI; encoded by the coding sequence ATGAAGTTCCTGAAAGATGAAGCCGGACAGGGCGCAGCTGAATACATACTGCTCTTCGGTGGTGTAATCGTAATAGCAATCGTCGCACTACTAATCTACAGAGCATACTTCAGCAGGACAAACCTGAACGCCGCACAGGACATAAACAACGTCAGGGAAAACGTCCAGACAGGCGCAGGAATCTAA
- a CDS encoding class III signal peptide-containing protein, whose amino-acid sequence MIIVFDECGQGAAEYILLFGGVIVIAIATLLIYTEYIKTTNPLNVATDLNNVREGVNSG is encoded by the coding sequence GTGATAATAGTTTTTGATGAATGCGGTCAGGGAGCCGCTGAGTACATACTTCTCTTTGGTGGTGTGATTGTTATTGCGATAGCAACCCTTCTCATCTATACAGAGTACATAAAAACAACGAATCCTCTTAATGTTGCCACGGACCTCAACAATGTCAGGGAAGGCGTAAACAGCGGATAA